From a single Peromyscus maniculatus bairdii isolate BWxNUB_F1_BW_parent chromosome 4, HU_Pman_BW_mat_3.1, whole genome shotgun sequence genomic region:
- the LOC121828861 gene encoding uncharacterized protein LOC121828861, with the protein MTRARLALGERDPESPSGSRDSGWPPLPSTRNKAHARLLIFIRGVSPSGHAPFLPVDGEGRNLEGVGGLRDAPRCGRSSWGGRLPPSEPPASAAAFARGGGPARREPGPLPASEPRVLCWRRRDWRACRRLLAPQRRPRQTLLGTLKNFPGARLAANSRESLGRAPSLPKSQSVEPQRAPSFLSRPRQGRGVGKQGERAACTRGLCSGFGKGLQSRRGLRQPPVPAQWRDCTCRRPPCCSLGGEEPPEKNLAAVAGHRTWLLLGDVETDAIFHLELGLAISSDTPGHNQGQREPAVWLKSLPASFQLSLNGTL; encoded by the exons ATGACGCGTGCCCGCCTGGCTCTCGGAGAGAGGGACCCGGAGAGCCCGTCTGGGAGCCGCGACTCAGGCTGGCCACCTCTACCCAGCACGCGGAACAAGGCGCATGCGCGATTGTTAATATTCATAAGGGGCGTGTCCCCTAGCGGGCACGCCCCTTTCCTCCCGGttgatggggaggggaggaactTAGAAGGGGTTGGGGGGCTGCGGGAT GCGCCGCGGTGCGGCCGGAGCAGTTGGGGCGGGCGGCTTCCGCCTTCCGAGCCGCCTGCGTCAGCTGCGGCTTTCGCCCGGGGAGGAGGGCCTGCCCGCCGGGAACCCGGGCCGCTCCCAGCGAGCGAGCCCAGAGTTCTGTGCTGGCGGCGGCGAGACTGGCGCGCTTGTCGCCGTCTGCTCGCCCCGCAGAGGCGACCTAGGCAGACGCTGCTGGGAACTTTGAAAAACTTTCCCGGAGCCAGACTTGCCGCAAATTCGAGGGAAAGCCTCGGCCGCGCGCCATCCCTTCCCAAATCTCAGTCCGTGGAGCCTCAGAGGGCTCCCAGCTTCCTTTCCAGACCGCGCCAGGGCAGAGGCGTGGGGAAGCAGGGGGAGAGGGCGGCGTGCACCCGGGGGCTCTGCTCAGGCTTCGGGAAGGGCTTGCAGAGTCGCCGAGGGCTGCGCCAGCCTCCGGTTCCCGCGCAGTGGCGGGATTGCACCTGTAGGCGGCCTCCGTGTTGCTCTCTGGGTGGCGAGGAGCCGCCTGAAAAGAACCTCGCCGCTGTCGCGGGCCACAGAACTTGGCTTCTCCTGGGTGATGTGGAAACCGATGCCATTTTCCACCTTGAGTTAGGCCTTGCAATTAGCAGCGACACTCCTGGTCATAATCAAGGTCAAAGGGAACCCGCAGTCTGGCTGAAGTCTCTGCCAGCCTCTTTCCAGCTGAGTCTAAACGGAACTCTTTAG